From Enhydrobacter sp., the proteins below share one genomic window:
- a CDS encoding amidase: MIDLLFMPATKAAALVRARELSPVEYVDAVLAAIDRANPTLNCFRAVMHEAARRDARRAEEAASRAESLGPLHGVPVSVKDLIDVQGVPTRHGSAIFDDNPPAAADDVLVQRLRAAGAIVIGKSTSPEFGVKGLTDGPSFGITRNPWNLDRTPGGSSGGGAAAVAAGLGPIALGTDGAGSIRGPASCSGLVGLKPTLGAVPTDTTRDAFGNNVYAGPLARTITDAAVMHSVLVGPSDRDPWTLGGAAQKPLSLALASEDLSGVRVAYYELTANPRVAADVRANTHAALDAWQAMGATIDESPRPIDWIEYEGRVLYQANFAVFCAQYLPRWQNRMDPVTLAFMERGCKFTLADFRNAQYARTNLFRAIQGLFGRYDFIVTPTNSRTALDVGHDAANDEVVVDGVKCGITRQGWTSYQYPFNLTGHPALAVPSGFGADGLPTSVQIVGKWGAEADVLRLGALLERARPWAQHRPPPLASP, encoded by the coding sequence ATGATCGACCTTCTCTTCATGCCGGCGACGAAGGCCGCGGCCCTCGTCCGCGCGCGCGAGCTTTCGCCCGTCGAGTACGTCGACGCCGTGCTGGCGGCGATCGACCGGGCCAATCCGACGCTCAACTGCTTCCGCGCCGTCATGCACGAGGCGGCGCGACGCGATGCCCGCAGGGCCGAGGAAGCGGCGTCGCGCGCCGAGTCGCTGGGCCCGCTGCACGGCGTGCCGGTGAGCGTCAAGGACCTGATCGACGTGCAGGGCGTGCCGACGCGGCACGGCTCGGCGATCTTCGACGACAATCCGCCGGCGGCGGCCGACGATGTGCTGGTGCAGCGCCTGCGCGCGGCGGGCGCCATCGTGATCGGCAAGAGCACGAGCCCCGAGTTCGGCGTGAAGGGCCTGACCGACGGGCCGTCCTTCGGCATCACGCGCAATCCGTGGAACCTCGACCGCACGCCGGGCGGCTCGAGCGGCGGCGGCGCCGCGGCCGTCGCCGCGGGCCTCGGCCCGATCGCCCTCGGCACCGACGGCGCAGGCTCGATCCGCGGGCCGGCCTCATGCTCGGGCCTGGTCGGATTGAAACCGACCCTGGGAGCGGTCCCGACCGACACCACGCGCGACGCTTTCGGCAACAACGTCTATGCCGGCCCGCTCGCACGCACGATCACCGACGCGGCGGTGATGCATTCGGTGCTGGTGGGGCCGAGCGACAGAGACCCCTGGACCCTGGGCGGCGCAGCCCAGAAACCTCTCTCCCTCGCGCTCGCCAGCGAAGACCTCTCCGGCGTGCGCGTCGCCTACTACGAGCTGACGGCAAATCCGCGCGTCGCGGCGGACGTGCGCGCCAACACGCACGCCGCGCTCGACGCCTGGCAGGCGATGGGAGCGACGATCGACGAATCGCCCCGGCCGATCGACTGGATCGAGTACGAGGGCCGCGTGCTCTATCAGGCCAACTTCGCCGTATTCTGCGCGCAGTACCTGCCGAGGTGGCAGAACCGGATGGATCCCGTCACCCTCGCCTTCATGGAGCGCGGCTGCAAGTTCACCCTGGCCGACTTCCGCAACGCCCAGTATGCCCGCACCAACCTGTTCCGCGCGATCCAGGGCCTGTTCGGGCGCTACGACTTCATCGTCACGCCGACCAACTCGCGCACCGCGCTCGACGTCGGGCACGACGCGGCCAACGACGAGGTCGTGGTCGACGGCGTGAAGTGCGGCATCACTCGGCAGGGTTGGACGTCGTACCAGTACCCGTTCAACCTCACAGGCCATCCGGCGCTCGCGGTGCCCTCGGGCTTCGGCGCCGACGGCCTGCCGACCTCGGTGCAGATCGTCGGCAAATGGGGCGCCGAGGCCGACGTGCTGCGGCTCGGTGCCCTGCTCGAACGGGCGCGGCCGTGGGCGCAGCACCGACCGCCGCCGCTTGCCTCGCCGTGA
- a CDS encoding sulfite exporter TauE/SafE family protein: MFTVPVLAALAAVAAVTSFVSGIFGMAGGMLLIGFLLVFLPVPVAMVFHGVIQIAANGWRAWLWRRHVKWSVVLRFGSGAAAALAVFSFLDFVPDKALVLMAVGLTPFIALAVPRRIAPNIEAPGQAFLAGAIGGAIQLVSGVTGPLLDIFYVRTGMTRQVNVATKAAAQVLGHLTKVVYFGALIADPAGRDLEQWLVMAYACAFAVVGTTLSRRFLDRMSDTQFYRWTRWIILALGAVYTAQGIWLMVTR, from the coding sequence ATGTTCACCGTCCCGGTCCTGGCGGCGCTGGCCGCGGTCGCCGCCGTCACATCCTTCGTGTCCGGGATCTTCGGCATGGCGGGCGGCATGCTGCTGATCGGCTTCCTGCTGGTCTTCCTGCCGGTGCCGGTCGCCATGGTGTTCCATGGCGTGATCCAGATCGCGGCCAACGGCTGGCGCGCCTGGCTGTGGCGCCGTCACGTGAAGTGGAGCGTCGTGCTGCGGTTCGGATCGGGCGCGGCGGCCGCGCTGGCCGTCTTCTCCTTCCTCGATTTCGTGCCCGACAAGGCGCTGGTGCTCATGGCGGTCGGGCTGACTCCGTTCATCGCGCTCGCCGTGCCGCGGCGCATCGCACCCAATATCGAGGCACCCGGCCAGGCCTTCCTTGCGGGCGCGATCGGCGGCGCCATCCAGCTCGTGTCGGGCGTGACCGGGCCGCTGCTCGACATCTTCTACGTCCGCACCGGCATGACGCGGCAGGTCAACGTCGCCACCAAGGCGGCCGCGCAGGTGCTGGGACACCTGACCAAGGTGGTCTATTTCGGCGCGCTGATCGCCGATCCCGCCGGCCGCGACCTCGAGCAATGGCTGGTCATGGCCTATGCCTGCGCCTTCGCCGTGGTGGGAACGACCTTGTCGCGGCGCTTCCTCGACCGTATGTCGGACACGCAGTTCTACCGCTGGACGCGCTGGATCATCCTGGCGCTGGGCGCGGTGTACACGGCGCAGGGAATCTGGCTGATGGTGACGCGATGA
- a CDS encoding crotonase/enoyl-CoA hydratase family protein, which yields MKDRVSIEFRDGVADVRLIRADKMNALDPAMFEGILAAGAQLSAMHGLRCVVLSGEGKAFCAGLDMASFAAMGADDSGVPGARDLARRTHGIANRPQQCAWQWRTLPVPVIAAVHGVAFGGGFQIALGADMRYATVDTRFSVMEIKWGLVPDLAGTQLMRHLAREDLVRELTYTGRVFDGAEARELGFVTRVVDDPRAAALETAREIAGKSPDAIRAAKRLLNDAVAVDAAAGLMTESVEQQKLIGSPNQLEAVLSNLQKRAPNYRDS from the coding sequence ATGAAGGACCGCGTCTCGATCGAGTTCAGGGACGGCGTCGCCGACGTCCGCCTGATCCGCGCCGACAAGATGAACGCCCTCGACCCGGCGATGTTCGAAGGCATCCTCGCGGCGGGCGCGCAGCTCTCGGCGATGCACGGCCTGCGCTGCGTCGTGTTGTCGGGCGAGGGCAAGGCCTTCTGCGCCGGCCTCGACATGGCGAGCTTCGCCGCGATGGGGGCCGACGACAGCGGCGTGCCGGGCGCGCGCGACCTGGCCCGGCGCACGCACGGCATCGCCAACCGTCCGCAGCAATGCGCCTGGCAATGGCGCACCCTGCCCGTGCCGGTGATCGCCGCGGTGCATGGCGTGGCCTTCGGCGGCGGCTTCCAGATCGCGCTCGGCGCCGACATGCGCTATGCCACCGTCGACACGCGCTTCTCGGTGATGGAGATCAAGTGGGGCCTGGTGCCCGATCTCGCCGGCACCCAGCTCATGCGCCATCTGGCGCGCGAGGACTTGGTGCGCGAGCTCACCTACACCGGCCGCGTCTTCGACGGCGCGGAGGCCCGGGAGCTCGGCTTCGTCACCCGCGTCGTCGACGATCCGCGGGCGGCCGCCCTGGAGACGGCCCGAGAGATCGCCGGCAAGAGTCCCGATGCGATCCGCGCCGCCAAGCGCCTCCTCAACGATGCCGTCGCGGTCGATGCGGCGGCCGGCCTGATGACCGAATCGGTCGAGCAGCAGAAGCTGATCGGCTCGCCCAACCAGCTCGAGGCGGTACTGTCGAACCTGCAGAAGCGCGCGCCGAACTACCGGGATTCGTAG
- a CDS encoding NADP-dependent oxidoreductase, protein MNRQWLYARQPAGKIGPDTFQWAETAIPVPRDGEALVRTRMLSLDPANRAWMMGKTYRDALEPGQVMSGFAIGEVVESRTAGLAKGDIVEGDWGWQDYAALPARRLTKRTTEAPLELLIGPLSVTGLTAYFGLLEVGRPKPGDTVLVSAAAGAVGTMVGQIARLAGCRVVGTAGGRDKCDWLVGELGFDAAIDYKAGGVRRAIAAAAPHGIDVYFDNTGGPVLEAALSLMNLRGRIVCCGNVSQYDVEKPAPGPMAVPGLVVTKRLRMEGFIVMDFYDRRAEAEARLADWVEEGRIKAIVDVVDGLDKAPRALIGLFEGRNRGKMAVRVG, encoded by the coding sequence ATGAACCGCCAGTGGCTCTACGCCAGGCAGCCCGCCGGCAAGATCGGTCCCGACACGTTCCAATGGGCGGAGACGGCGATCCCGGTGCCGCGCGACGGCGAGGCGCTGGTGCGGACGCGCATGCTGTCGCTCGACCCGGCCAACCGCGCCTGGATGATGGGCAAGACCTATCGCGACGCGCTCGAGCCTGGGCAGGTGATGAGCGGCTTCGCCATCGGCGAGGTGGTCGAGAGCAGGACGGCCGGCCTCGCCAAGGGCGACATCGTCGAGGGCGACTGGGGCTGGCAGGACTATGCCGCCCTGCCGGCGCGGCGGCTGACGAAACGGACGACCGAGGCGCCGCTCGAGCTGCTGATCGGGCCGCTCAGCGTCACCGGCCTCACCGCCTATTTCGGCCTGCTCGAGGTCGGCCGGCCCAAGCCCGGCGACACGGTGCTGGTCTCGGCCGCGGCCGGCGCGGTCGGCACCATGGTCGGCCAGATCGCCAGACTCGCCGGCTGCCGTGTCGTCGGCACGGCGGGTGGCCGGGACAAGTGCGACTGGCTGGTGGGCGAGCTCGGCTTCGACGCGGCAATCGACTACAAGGCGGGCGGCGTGCGCCGCGCCATCGCCGCGGCGGCGCCGCACGGCATCGACGTCTATTTCGACAACACCGGCGGGCCTGTGCTCGAAGCCGCACTGTCGCTGATGAATTTGCGCGGCCGCATCGTGTGCTGCGGCAACGTCTCCCAATACGACGTCGAGAAGCCCGCGCCCGGTCCGATGGCGGTGCCCGGCCTGGTCGTCACCAAGCGGCTCCGGATGGAAGGCTTCATCGTCATGGATTTCTACGACCGCCGCGCCGAGGCCGAGGCGCGGCTCGCCGACTGGGTCGAGGAGGGCAGGATCAAGGCGATCGTCGATGTCGTCGACGGGCTCGACAAGGCCCCGCGGGCGTTGATCGGCCTGTTCGAGGGCCGCAATCGCGGCAAGATGGCCGTGCGCGTGGGGTGA
- a CDS encoding FAD-binding protein, with the protein MAVTAQARPPQIDATIAELKQIFGDRVSTAHAVREQHGKDISFHEAHLPDAVVFAETAEEVQRIVQLCARHKTPVIPFGTGTSLEGHISAPNGGISVDVSRMNKVLAVNEADLDVVVQPGVTRKQLNEYIRATGLFFPIDPGADASIGGMTSTRASGTNAVRYGTMRENVLALQVVTADGRLMRLGRRARKSSAGYDLVKLFVGSEGTLGIITEITLRLYGIPESMASATCAFDSLEGAVNTVIQTIQSGIPVARIELMDTYTVDTVNKYSKLALPEKNLLLLEFHGTETGTREQAEMVQAIAAENGGGDFAWTGQAEERTRMWQARHDAAWAAKAAKPGWGMWATDVCVPISRLAECILETQKDVQANGLYAPIVGHVGDGNFHLTMMIDQADPTYLRRAEELNDRMVARALALGGTCTGEHGVGIGKIKFLYEEHGEAMSLMRSIKKALDPDNIMNPGKILGPIN; encoded by the coding sequence ATGGCCGTCACGGCCCAGGCACGCCCCCCGCAGATAGACGCCACCATTGCCGAGCTGAAGCAGATCTTCGGCGACCGCGTCAGCACCGCTCACGCCGTGCGCGAGCAGCACGGCAAGGACATCTCCTTCCACGAGGCGCACCTGCCGGATGCCGTGGTCTTCGCCGAGACGGCCGAAGAAGTGCAGCGGATCGTCCAGCTCTGCGCCCGCCACAAGACACCCGTGATTCCGTTCGGCACCGGCACGTCCCTGGAGGGCCACATCAGCGCCCCCAACGGCGGCATCTCGGTCGACGTCAGCCGCATGAACAAGGTGCTGGCGGTCAACGAGGCCGACCTCGACGTGGTGGTGCAGCCCGGCGTTACACGCAAGCAGCTCAACGAATACATCCGCGCCACCGGCCTCTTCTTTCCGATCGATCCCGGCGCCGATGCCTCGATCGGCGGCATGACCAGCACGCGCGCGTCGGGCACCAACGCGGTGCGCTACGGCACGATGCGCGAGAACGTGCTGGCGCTGCAGGTCGTCACCGCCGACGGCCGGCTGATGCGGCTCGGCCGCCGCGCGCGCAAGTCGAGCGCGGGCTACGACCTGGTGAAGCTGTTCGTCGGCTCCGAAGGCACGCTCGGCATCATCACCGAGATCACGCTGCGGCTCTACGGCATCCCCGAATCGATGGCGTCGGCGACCTGCGCCTTCGATTCCCTCGAGGGCGCGGTGAACACCGTGATCCAGACCATCCAGTCCGGCATCCCGGTGGCGCGCATCGAACTGATGGACACCTACACGGTCGACACGGTGAACAAGTATTCCAAGCTCGCGTTGCCCGAGAAGAACCTGCTGCTGCTCGAGTTCCACGGCACCGAGACCGGCACGAGGGAGCAAGCGGAGATGGTGCAGGCGATCGCCGCCGAGAACGGCGGCGGCGATTTCGCCTGGACGGGACAGGCCGAGGAACGGACCCGGATGTGGCAGGCGCGCCACGACGCGGCCTGGGCCGCCAAGGCCGCCAAGCCCGGCTGGGGCATGTGGGCGACCGACGTGTGCGTGCCGATCTCGCGGCTCGCCGAGTGCATCCTCGAGACCCAGAAGGACGTGCAGGCCAACGGCCTCTATGCGCCCATCGTCGGCCATGTCGGCGACGGCAACTTCCATCTCACCATGATGATCGACCAGGCCGACCCGACCTATCTGAGGCGCGCCGAGGAACTGAACGACCGCATGGTGGCGCGCGCGCTGGCGCTCGGCGGCACCTGCACAGGCGAGCATGGCGTCGGCATCGGCAAGATCAAGTTCCTCTACGAGGAGCATGGCGAAGCGATGTCGCTGATGCGTTCCATCAAGAAGGCGCTCGATCCCGACAACATCATGAACCCGGGCAAGATCCTGGGGCCGATCAACTAG
- a CDS encoding thiolase family protein, whose protein sequence is MRDVYVIGAYTTAFKKHPGMSFADLAREAYLGTLEDAGLKNGADIEAGWLGNCGMVFWGQNSIRGQALFQPLVEEGLFPERVPMFNVENACATASTAFAGAWKDVLAGTHELSFCIGIEKLFSPDAPERTANLFNQGYITSQHDRLVSEMNRVGRMVGSEFKPGDDRTIFMDTYAMQAKWHMWKYGTTQEQIAVGAAKNHNYGALNEKAQYRFQMTPEAVLQDRPVSYPLTRAMCAPIGDGAAAALLCSKEYLEKQPRAVQERAVRIAGVGFSGGMYRELDKPGLTRAAADKAYRMAGLGPEDIDVAEVHDATSFCEIYQCEMLRFCPEGEGGRFVASGATGPGGKLPVNTSGGLVSKGHPVGATGLSMLAELASQLRGETGQRQVEGAEIALAENGGGVIGMEEAVASVVILQRQ, encoded by the coding sequence ATGCGTGACGTCTATGTGATCGGCGCCTACACCACGGCGTTCAAGAAGCACCCCGGCATGAGCTTCGCCGACCTCGCCCGCGAGGCCTATCTCGGCACGCTCGAGGACGCCGGCCTGAAGAACGGCGCCGACATCGAAGCGGGCTGGCTGGGCAATTGCGGCATGGTCTTCTGGGGCCAGAATTCGATCCGCGGCCAGGCGCTGTTCCAGCCGCTGGTCGAGGAGGGCCTGTTCCCCGAGCGCGTGCCGATGTTCAACGTCGAGAACGCCTGCGCCACCGCCTCGACCGCCTTTGCCGGCGCGTGGAAGGACGTGCTGGCGGGCACGCACGAGCTCTCGTTCTGCATCGGCATCGAGAAGCTGTTCAGCCCCGACGCGCCGGAGCGCACGGCGAACCTGTTCAACCAGGGCTACATCACCAGCCAGCACGACCGGCTGGTCTCGGAGATGAACAGGGTCGGCAGGATGGTCGGCTCGGAGTTCAAGCCGGGCGACGACCGCACCATCTTCATGGACACCTACGCCATGCAGGCCAAGTGGCACATGTGGAAGTACGGCACGACGCAGGAGCAGATCGCGGTCGGCGCCGCCAAGAATCACAATTACGGCGCGCTGAACGAGAAGGCGCAGTATCGCTTCCAGATGACCCCCGAGGCGGTGCTGCAGGACCGGCCGGTATCCTATCCCCTGACCCGCGCCATGTGCGCGCCGATCGGCGACGGCGCGGCGGCGGCGCTGCTCTGCTCGAAGGAATATCTCGAGAAGCAGCCCAGGGCGGTACAGGAACGCGCGGTCAGGATCGCGGGCGTCGGCTTCTCCGGCGGCATGTACCGCGAGCTCGACAAGCCCGGCCTGACGCGCGCCGCCGCCGACAAGGCCTACAGAATGGCGGGGCTGGGACCCGAGGACATCGACGTCGCCGAGGTGCACGACGCCACCAGCTTCTGCGAGATTTACCAGTGCGAAATGCTGCGCTTCTGCCCCGAGGGCGAGGGCGGCAGGTTCGTCGCCTCGGGCGCGACCGGGCCGGGCGGCAAGCTGCCGGTGAACACGTCGGGCGGCCTCGTCTCGAAGGGCCATCCGGTCGGCGCGACGGGGCTGTCGATGCTTGCCGAACTTGCAAGCCAGTTGCGCGGCGAGACCGGGCAGCGCCAGGTCGAGGGCGCGGAGATCGCGCTCGCCGAGAACGGCGGCGGCGTGATCGGCATGGAGGAGGCCGTGGCGTCTGTGGTGATCCTGCAGCGCCAATGA
- a CDS encoding SDR family oxidoreductase, whose protein sequence is MAIRFDNRVAIVTGAGNGLGRAHALLLASRGARVVVNDPGGAVDGKGGDHAAADKVVAEIKAAGGQAVPNYASVADPKSAASIVETAVGAFGTVDIVVNNAGVLRDKTFHNMTIEDFDFVVKVHFLGTAYVTHAAWPILRAKAYGRVVVTSSNSGIYGNFGQANYAGAKLAVVGFMNALRLEGQKYNIMVNALAPVAGTRMTESLMPPEVVEKLKPEYVSPMVAWLCSEQCQRTGEIWSAGAGYFARIEYREASGVRIAGRAPTLEDVEANIEKIADLSANKVYRTSSEEVAAVVGA, encoded by the coding sequence ATGGCCATCCGCTTCGACAATCGCGTCGCCATCGTCACCGGCGCCGGCAACGGGCTCGGCCGCGCGCACGCGCTGTTGCTGGCGAGCCGCGGCGCCAGGGTGGTGGTGAACGATCCGGGTGGCGCGGTCGACGGAAAGGGCGGCGATCACGCGGCGGCCGACAAGGTGGTGGCGGAAATCAAGGCGGCGGGCGGCCAGGCGGTGCCGAACTACGCTTCGGTCGCCGATCCCAAGAGCGCCGCCAGCATCGTCGAGACCGCGGTCGGTGCGTTCGGCACCGTGGACATCGTGGTGAACAACGCGGGCGTGCTGCGCGACAAGACCTTCCACAACATGACGATCGAGGATTTCGACTTCGTGGTGAAGGTGCACTTCCTCGGCACCGCCTACGTGACGCACGCCGCCTGGCCGATCCTGCGTGCCAAGGCCTATGGGCGGGTCGTCGTCACCTCGTCGAACTCGGGCATCTACGGCAATTTCGGCCAGGCCAACTACGCCGGCGCCAAGCTTGCCGTGGTGGGTTTCATGAACGCGCTGCGCCTGGAGGGCCAGAAGTACAACATCATGGTCAATGCGCTGGCGCCGGTCGCCGGCACGCGCATGACCGAGAGCCTGATGCCGCCCGAGGTGGTCGAGAAGCTGAAACCCGAATATGTCTCGCCCATGGTGGCCTGGCTGTGCAGCGAGCAATGCCAGCGCACCGGCGAGATCTGGAGCGCAGGCGCGGGTTACTTCGCGCGCATCGAGTATCGCGAGGCATCCGGCGTGCGCATCGCCGGCCGCGCGCCGACTCTCGAGGACGTCGAGGCCAACATCGAGAAGATCGCCGATCTCTCGGCCAACAAGGTCTATCGGACCTCGTCGGAGGAGGTGGCGGCGGTGGTGGGCGCCTGA
- a CDS encoding adenylate/guanylate cyclase domain-containing protein, whose product MTRPGIFLERLMERVTAAGLPVWRAYIGLQLIHPQLQAIGFMWRRGEPVQSIARAFGIQFTSAYIGSPMQEARELGRVVRHHLAGIGESHHVVLHEVRADGGTDYLALPLRLARAGPLPVVTFATDAAPGFSDADIGDLTRLVDMMGAVVEMHIEHSIADTVVNTYLGPVVGERILNGAIRRGDGQEINAVLWFSDLRDFTGLNERLPGAEMLELLNNYLQLVGDALRAHGGEILKFIGDGVMAYFPVDDALFLPMVTANAVAAARRLIGDVEAANEARAAGGREPLRFGIGLHVGHVMFGNIGTEDRLDFTVIGPAVNRAARLEGLTKALGAPVLASAQFNDVCEVPLKSLGKHRLRGVPEPVEVFTLPS is encoded by the coding sequence TTGACCCGTCCGGGCATCTTCCTCGAGCGCTTGATGGAACGGGTAACCGCGGCCGGGCTTCCGGTGTGGCGCGCCTATATCGGCCTGCAGCTCATCCATCCGCAGCTGCAGGCCATCGGTTTCATGTGGCGGCGCGGCGAGCCCGTCCAGTCGATCGCCCGCGCCTTTGGCATCCAGTTCACGTCGGCCTACATCGGCAGCCCGATGCAGGAGGCGCGCGAGCTGGGGCGGGTCGTGCGTCACCACCTCGCCGGGATCGGCGAGAGCCATCACGTCGTGCTGCACGAGGTCAGGGCCGATGGCGGCACCGACTATCTTGCGCTGCCGCTGCGCCTCGCCCGCGCGGGGCCCTTGCCGGTCGTCACCTTCGCCACGGACGCCGCGCCGGGATTCTCCGACGCCGACATCGGCGACCTGACGCGGCTGGTCGACATGATGGGCGCCGTCGTCGAGATGCACATCGAGCACAGCATCGCCGACACCGTGGTCAACACCTATCTCGGCCCAGTGGTCGGCGAGCGCATCCTGAACGGCGCGATCCGGCGCGGCGACGGGCAGGAGATCAATGCCGTGCTGTGGTTCTCCGACCTGCGCGACTTCACCGGGCTGAACGAGCGCCTGCCCGGGGCGGAGATGCTCGAGCTGCTCAACAACTACCTGCAGCTCGTCGGCGACGCCCTGCGCGCGCATGGCGGCGAGATCCTGAAGTTCATCGGCGACGGCGTGATGGCCTACTTCCCGGTCGACGATGCCTTGTTCCTGCCGATGGTCACGGCCAACGCGGTTGCCGCGGCGCGGCGACTGATCGGCGACGTCGAGGCGGCCAACGAGGCGCGCGCCGCGGGCGGCCGCGAGCCGCTGCGCTTCGGCATCGGCCTCCATGTCGGCCACGTCATGTTCGGCAATATCGGCACGGAGGATCGGCTCGACTTCACGGTGATCGGGCCCGCCGTCAATCGGGCGGCGCGGCTCGAGGGGCTGACCAAGGCGCTTGGCGCGCCGGTGCTGGCATCTGCCCAGTTCAACGACGTCTGCGAGGTTCCCCTGAAATCGCTCGGCAAGCACCGGCTGCGCGGCGTGCCCGAGCCGGTGGAGGTCTTCACTCTGCCATCCTAG
- a CDS encoding flavodoxin domain-containing protein produces MSRLLILVGTESGNAQMVADALKPVLEAAGHTVDVIDRAAGVADLKTHEIFLVVCATHGSGDIPTNILPLAETLERERPDLSGHRYGVIALGDMTYQDTFCGGGKKVDKVFELCGARKLGDRLEVDASSQPLPDEEALTWIEDWKALV; encoded by the coding sequence ATGTCGCGACTCCTGATCCTGGTCGGCACCGAGTCGGGCAACGCCCAGATGGTGGCCGACGCGCTGAAGCCCGTGCTCGAGGCAGCGGGCCATACGGTCGACGTGATCGACAGGGCGGCCGGCGTCGCCGACCTGAAGACGCACGAGATCTTCCTTGTGGTCTGCGCCACGCACGGCTCGGGCGACATCCCGACCAACATCCTGCCGCTCGCCGAGACGCTGGAGCGCGAGCGTCCCGATCTGTCGGGCCATCGCTACGGCGTGATCGCGCTCGGCGACATGACCTACCAGGACACGTTCTGCGGCGGTGGCAAGAAGGTCGACAAGGTCTTCGAGCTGTGCGGCGCCAGGAAGCTCGGCGACCGGCTCGAGGTCGACGCCTCGAGCCAGCCTCTTCCCGACGAAGAGGCGCTGACCTGGATCGAGGACTGGAAGGCGCTCGTCTAG